Proteins from a single region of Allocatelliglobosispora scoriae:
- a CDS encoding response regulator, giving the protein MIRVLLVDDEALVRSGLRMILEAAGDLAVVGEARDGDEAVQAAARLRPDVILMDVRMPQRDGLSATSELARHPGAPKIIMLTTFDIDEYVHAALRAGAVGFLLKDTPPRDLAEAVRVVAAGNAMLSPTVTRRLISAFAVQSPAPGLGARARLAALTERELEVVCAVGRGLSNAEIGRELEMAEATVKAHVSRALAKLELSNRVQAAILVHEAGLA; this is encoded by the coding sequence GTGATCCGGGTGCTGCTCGTCGACGACGAGGCGCTGGTGCGGTCCGGGCTGCGGATGATCCTGGAGGCGGCGGGCGACCTCGCCGTCGTGGGCGAGGCGCGCGACGGCGACGAGGCGGTCCAGGCCGCGGCGCGGCTGCGGCCCGATGTCATTCTCATGGATGTACGCATGCCGCAGCGCGACGGTCTCAGCGCCACCTCGGAGCTGGCCCGCCATCCGGGCGCACCGAAGATCATCATGCTGACCACGTTCGACATCGATGAATATGTGCACGCCGCGCTGCGGGCCGGTGCGGTGGGGTTCCTGCTGAAGGACACGCCGCCGCGGGACCTCGCCGAGGCGGTGCGGGTGGTGGCCGCCGGGAACGCGATGCTCTCCCCGACCGTGACCCGGCGCCTGATCAGCGCTTTCGCCGTGCAGTCGCCCGCGCCGGGGCTGGGTGCTCGGGCTCGGCTGGCGGCGCTGACCGAGCGGGAGCTGGAGGTGGTCTGCGCCGTGGGGCGGGGGCTGTCCAACGCCGAGATCGGGCGGGAGCTGGAGATGGCGGAGGCGACGGTGAAGGCGCACGTCAGCCGGGCGCTGGCGAAGCTGGAGCTGAGCAACCGGGTGCAGGCGGCGATCCTGGTCCACGAGGCCGGGCTCGCCTGA